The DNA segment TACCCGGGTTTGCGGCGAACCGGGAACTCCTTCTCGTACATCGGGACTGACTTCTGCTGCTTTCGCAGCATGCGATAGATTGCATGCTGCACCTGCATCGGCTCATCACCCTTTCCCGGTTTCACCCGTATATAACTGCCGTCAGCCTGCATGGCATGCGCATGGGTGTTGTCAAGGAAAAACAACTCGAGGATTTCCAGGATCTGTTCCCGAAGATCAGGATCATCAACCGGTATCATGAGCTCCACCCTGCGCTCGAGATTACGCGGCATCCAGTCAGCACTGGAAAGGTATACCTCCTCACTGCCGCCGTTCAGAAAAAAGAATGCACGAACATGCTCAAGATAACGGTCGATGATGCTGACCACGCGGATATGCTCACTCTGGCCGGGTACCCCCGGCACCAGCATGCAGATGCCGCGAACATTCAGATCAATTCGCACATGATTGCAGGAGGCTTCGTACAAGGCCTGGATAATCTCGGGATCCGCAATCGAGTTCAGCTTGGCAATGATTCGCCCCGGGGTCTCACGTGAACTTTTCTGCGACTCCCGTTTTATCAGTTCCAGCAGATTGTTCTTCATCTGTACCGGTGCAAGAATCAATCGCTTGAGCGCCGGTATTGCTGAATACCCGGTAATGGCATTAAAAAACTGTCCGGCATCATAGGCCAGATCGGCACGGCAGCTCAGCAGGCTCATGTCGGTGTAGAGCTTTGCGGTTTTATCGTTGTAGTTCCCGGTTCCCAAATGAAGGTATCGCTGTATACCGGTATCCTCGCGACGGATAATCAGCAGTGCCTTGGCGTGCACCTTTAACCGGGCGATGCCGTACACCACCAGTGCCCCGGCCTTTTCCAGACGCTCGGCCCAGCTGATATTCCGCTCCTCATCAAACCGGGCCTTGAGCTCTACCAGAACCGTCACCTGCTTTCCGCTTTGTGCCGCCCGCTCGAGCGCCCGGACGATAGGTGAGTTCCCACTGGTTCGGTACAACGTCATCTTGATTGCCAGCACCTCCGGATCCTCGGATGCCTCGGTTACCATCCGGATCACCGGCTCAAAGGATTCATACGGATGATGCAGCAGAATATCTCCCTGCTTGATGGCATCCCAGATTACCGCTGCCTCGGCAATCTGTGGTTTTTCCATCGGTCGCCATTTTTCGGCGCGCAGGTGATCCATTCCTGGGTGATTCACCAGTTCCATCAAGGGGTTGATGTCAATCGGATTCGGCTTGTAGTACACTTCGTGATCATGCAGCCCGAGTCGCTCCTGCAGCAGCGGGGTAAGTGAGCAGTTTTCTGCATCAATTGACAACCGCACCGCCTGGCTTCGCTCTCGCCACTCCAGAATCTGTTCCATGGCCTCGACAAAATCTTCGTCCCGTGACTCGTCCACCCCCATGTCGGCATCTCTGGTGATGCGAAACAGCACACGCTCATCAATCCTGTACCCGGGAAACAGGGTATGCGCATGCGAGCGGATAACATCCTCGAGCATGGTAAACGAGCTTCTCCCCTCACTGTCCGGCAAATACCAGATCCGCGGCAGCCCCGAGGGTATGGGAACTATGGCAATATTCTCGTCTCCATCACCAAACAGCCGGTCTCCATCCTCGTATCTCAGCTTGAACGCCGCATACAGATTCAGGTTGCCGATGTATGGCAAGGGTTCGCCGGATTCTACACGGACCGGGGTGAGCAGTGGGTAGATCTCCTGCTGGAAGCGGTGACGAACCGCCGCCTCCTGGTCCGAGGTGAAATTTTCGGGTCGCTGGAGTACCAGCCCCTCCTCGGCCAGTGCCGGCAGGATTTCCTCCAACAGGCAGTTGTACTGCACTGCGGTAAGCTCACGAACAACCGCACTGATCCGGGAGAGCTGTTCGGTGGGCGCAATCCCGGTTGGACAGCTGATATAGTTCCCCTTTTCTGCCTGGCGCTTGATAGCCGCAACCCGGACCATAAAAAACTCGTCGAAGTTCGCTGTCCCGATACACAGGAATTTTAATCGTTCCAGCAGCGGCAGATCCGGTCTGAGTGCTTCTGAAAGCACACGCCGGTTAAACTCGAGCCAACTCAGCTCCCGATTCACATATGTATATTCGCTCATTGGTATCTCCCTACTGAATCAAGACTCGATAGCCAAACACGTTCTCGAAAAGATCCGCCTTGTCCAGCGCCCCGTTCTTTTCGACCGACATATCACCAGTAAAGCTGCAGTGTATCACCAGGTCTGCTTCACGCAATTCAGCCTGCACAGCGCTTACCCGACGGGCATGACCCCGATCAAGACCATCTGCAATACGCAAAATCGCCGCCAGTTTCTGCACCAGCATTCGCTGTGTGGTTCGCAGGGCATTATAAGCACTATGCGAACTGGCCGGCACGGATTTGCGATGGTAACGGACTACGTTCGATACCACCCGTATATCCTGACGGGACAACCCGAAAATCTCGGAATTCGCTACCAGATACTGCCCGTGTTTATGATGCCCGCTTCCGCGAATAAAGTAGCCGATATCATGCAGGACCGCTGCCACCTCGAGTAACAGCCTGGCCTGATCGTCCATCCCGTGATCATCACGCAGCTCGTCAAAAAGCTGCAGCGCCAGCCGGGTAACATGGCGTGCATGCTCGGCGTCATAGTGGAATTTCCGTCCCAGACTTTCAGCGCTGGCTCGCACCTGCCTGTGAAACTGATCCTCTGCCTTGTGGCTTTTCCCGGTAATCAGATTCATCAGAACACCTTCGCGCAGGCTTACATCAGGAATGATAAGATTGTCTGAGGAAGTCGCCTGCAGGAAATATTTACACACCAGCAAAGCAGGGACAAACCCCTCGGCCTCGTTGTAGGTAATGCCAAACCTGCGGACAATCTTTTCCATACTGTAGCTTTGGGCACGCATCACAAAGGTCTCGAAATCACCCCGCTCGATAATACTGAACTGATCATGTCGTTTGGTGCTGGGAATAAACGACGCCGCCATCCGGGCATCGCCCCCGACCGCAACAAAAAACTTGATTCGTGACAGCGGCAGCTCGGTGTCCAGCAGTTCAAGATTGATGCGCAGATTCTCGCGAATATAATCATCCAGATGATTCGGGGAGTCGATACCCGTGCGAACCTGCTCCTCCAGCCTGACCGTGCCCAGCCGCAATGAATGTGCCGCGACCATCCGACCACGCTTGAGCAGCATTACCTCGGTCGTGCCGCCGCCCACCTCCAGAATCAGCGAGTTGAATCGAGCAAACTGTGGACGAATAGTCCGAATAGCATGATCAACGGCAATGTAGGTAAGGTAGTTTTCCTCGACCCCTTCCACAATATTGATCTTGAGGCCTGTTTTTATCCATACACGGTCGATAAAAATATCGCGGTTGCGCGCCTCGCGTACCGCACTGGTGGCAATCACCCGCAGATCACTCTTCTTGAGCCCGTATCCCTTGGCCAGCTCGACAAAGTTTTCCAGAATTCTGATCGACTGCAGCATGCTTTCCCGACTGATCTCGCCGTGTACAAATACATCCCGACCCAACGGCACCGGGCGTGCAGCCCGATCGATGCGACGAATCGTGCCTCCGTCCCCATGAACCTCCGAAACAAGGATCCGGATTGCCGTGGAGCCGATGTCTATTACCGCTACTACTCGAGGTTTGTTCATTCCGGAGAAACCCCTTCCTGCAGTGTCTCCGACAGCAGAGCAGCAATCCCCAGGGGCACAGCGTCGTCACCGAGGGTAGCCTGCATCACCTGTACCTGATCGCCTAATACCTTCATGCAGCGGGCTCGCATAGCAGCCTCAGCCTGTGCAACATAGGTTTTCCCCAGCTTTTCCACAATTCCTCCACCGAGAAGAATCACTTCTGGATTGAAGATCT comes from the Spirochaeta africana DSM 8902 genome and includes:
- a CDS encoding Ppx/GppA phosphatase family protein, giving the protein MNKPRVVAVIDIGSTAIRILVSEVHGDGGTIRRIDRAARPVPLGRDVFVHGEISRESMLQSIRILENFVELAKGYGLKKSDLRVIATSAVREARNRDIFIDRVWIKTGLKINIVEGVEENYLTYIAVDHAIRTIRPQFARFNSLILEVGGGTTEVMLLKRGRMVAAHSLRLGTVRLEEQVRTGIDSPNHLDDYIRENLRINLELLDTELPLSRIKFFVAVGGDARMAASFIPSTKRHDQFSIIERGDFETFVMRAQSYSMEKIVRRFGITYNEAEGFVPALLVCKYFLQATSSDNLIIPDVSLREGVLMNLITGKSHKAEDQFHRQVRASAESLGRKFHYDAEHARHVTRLALQLFDELRDDHGMDDQARLLLEVAAVLHDIGYFIRGSGHHKHGQYLVANSEIFGLSRQDIRVVSNVVRYHRKSVPASSHSAYNALRTTQRMLVQKLAAILRIADGLDRGHARRVSAVQAELREADLVIHCSFTGDMSVEKNGALDKADLFENVFGYRVLIQ
- the ppk1 gene encoding polyphosphate kinase 1 → MSEYTYVNRELSWLEFNRRVLSEALRPDLPLLERLKFLCIGTANFDEFFMVRVAAIKRQAEKGNYISCPTGIAPTEQLSRISAVVRELTAVQYNCLLEEILPALAEEGLVLQRPENFTSDQEAAVRHRFQQEIYPLLTPVRVESGEPLPYIGNLNLYAAFKLRYEDGDRLFGDGDENIAIVPIPSGLPRIWYLPDSEGRSSFTMLEDVIRSHAHTLFPGYRIDERVLFRITRDADMGVDESRDEDFVEAMEQILEWRERSQAVRLSIDAENCSLTPLLQERLGLHDHEVYYKPNPIDINPLMELVNHPGMDHLRAEKWRPMEKPQIAEAAVIWDAIKQGDILLHHPYESFEPVIRMVTEASEDPEVLAIKMTLYRTSGNSPIVRALERAAQSGKQVTVLVELKARFDEERNISWAERLEKAGALVVYGIARLKVHAKALLIIRREDTGIQRYLHLGTGNYNDKTAKLYTDMSLLSCRADLAYDAGQFFNAITGYSAIPALKRLILAPVQMKNNLLELIKRESQKSSRETPGRIIAKLNSIADPEIIQALYEASCNHVRIDLNVRGICMLVPGVPGQSEHIRVVSIIDRYLEHVRAFFFLNGGSEEVYLSSADWMPRNLERRVELMIPVDDPDLREQILEILELFFLDNTHAHAMQADGSYIRVKPGKGDEPMQVQHAIYRMLRKQQKSVPMYEKEFPVRRKPG